GGATCAGCGCTATCCGCGCCTCTGATCAAAAGCTGGCAAATGCCGTGGGTAGTGACCGGCAACATTAACCGGATGATTGTTGAACAATGGTTGGAAGCCTTGGGAAAATCGTTGCAGCAAGGTCAGGAAAACCCAAACCTTATGTGCTTGTCTGGGACAACGCGAGCTTCCATTTAGGCGGTGACCTGGAGGCGATTGCCATGAAATACCAGATTCGTATCATTCAGTTACCCGCTTATTCGCCTGATCTCAACCCCATCGGCAATGCTGGGCAACCTTGAAACATTATGCGCGTCTGGCCATGGGAAAAGGTAGCACCCTGGACGACGCGATTGATTACGCATTCAACAGACAAAAGTGTAGCCGACTAAAATGAAAAGACTATACCTGATGTCGTTGAACCTGTCCAACCAACAAATCGCCCGCGAATTGGGGTTGAACAAGGATGATGTTCAGGCGATGACGGAACAGTTACGGCGTGGTGTCGAGAAAAAAACGCCAGTAAACCTGTTTGGGAATGTTGAATTTGATGAGGTTTATGTCAAGGCTGGACACAAGGGAAACCCCGAAGCCGTCGCGGATGCTGGGCGTGAAGGTCGCCGCCGCGCCCTGAAAGGTGCGCCGGGGCGTGGGACACTGGAAAGGACNNNNNNNNNNNNNNNNNNNNNNNNNNNNNNNNNNNNNNNNNNNNNNNNNNNNNNNNNNNNNNNNNNNNNNNNNNNNNNNNNNNNNNNNNNNNNNNNNNNNTTCTCCAGATGCCCAAGTAGCCACAGGAAAACCCAGCGGTCTAGCGGTTTGGCTTGCTGGTAGAAAGAACGTTTTTTTATGGCTCCAGCCGATCCGTTGCAGCCATTTATGCAGGCCACGATAAGAAATGGCCTTGCCATAATGCGCTTCAAAGCGTGGCAGCAAATCCTCGATGCGTTCAAACGGGGTTTCGCTCTCCACCCATTGCCGAAAAGCTTCAACGTCTTTCACCTTATGGCTGTGCCCAGGGCGGGGATGTGTCCGGGGTTGGAGGCTGCCGGTTTCCTCCCCTCAGGGCCAACCATTTGTCCAGGGTGCTGCGGGCTATGGAAAACGTCCCACAAACGTGGGATTTATGTTTGCTCTTGTCATAGGCAGCAACAACACGTTCACGGAGATCCTTAGAGTAGTAAGTCGGCATGATGAAGGATGGGGAAGTTGATCATCCGTCCTATTGTAGCTGACTAAAATGAAAAGACTATAACAGAACTACGATCACAAAAACTAAAGATGTACATACTGCTCAAATTACTCGACATTCACAATATCGAAAATATATTCAACTTTAAAATGGATAGAAAAACTATCATAGACCTTGCAGAAACACGAAATAAATTTTCACATACTGACTTGAATATAAATCAAGAACAAATTGAATGTGTCCAGGCTGTAGCTTCACTCACAATGAAAAAGTTTATTGATATAATACACAATCATTACAAATAAAATCTCTAACAATTATGTCGACGACGGACGCGGTGACAGCCCGCGACTTCGCCCAATTTACTCCCTGCCGCGCCCGTCACACATGACGTTGGCAGCAGATAAAGCGGTGGTTAACGGCACATTTAAAGAGAAGAGAGTGTTTTCCCGTGCGATAACGTGCAGTGGCTTGTTCATTTGCCTGAATAGGTGATTGCCCAAAGTTCACAGTGCGCTACCGCGTGACAGATTACGCCAGATTGAACGACCGAAAATAGAGCGCTTGTCCGTTGCTGATAAAAGACGGTGGTCATGTCAATTTTTCATGATTGGTAGCTGACCAAAAGTTCACAGTGCGCTATCGCGTGACAGACAACGCCAACCTGAACGACAAAGAACAGATGGTTCGTCCGTTGCTGACAAAATACGGTGGCCATGTCAATCTTTCATGATTGGCGGCTGACCAAAAGTTCACAGTGCGCTATCGCGAGAGAGACAACACCAACTTGCACAACAAAGACAGAGAGTCCGCCCGTTGCCGATAAAATTCGGTGGCCGTGTCGATCTTTCATGATTGGTGGTTGCCCGATTGTTCACAATGCGCTACAGCGAGAAAGACAACACCAACTTGAACGACCGAAAATAGGGCGCTTTCCGTTGGCGATA
The sequence above is drawn from the Thiothrix nivea DSM 5205 genome and encodes:
- a CDS encoding transposase, translating into MVGSLGKIVAARSGKPKPYVLVWDNASFHLGGDLEAIAMKYQIRIIQLPAYSPDLNPIGNAGQP